The following DNA comes from Phytohabitans rumicis.
GGTCGGCGGCGAAGTTGGACCGGCCCAGCCAGTTGTTGGCCAGCACGCCGAGCACCGCCGGGCTGAGCGTCACCGCGGTGTTCACGCCGGCCGCGACCCCGTCGACGTACAGGGTGGCGGTGCCGCCCGCGATGGTCACGGCGAGGTGGCTCCACCGGTGCAACGGCAGCGCCGCGGTGCCGTCGATGCCCTGCTCGCCCACCGGGCCGCTGGCACTGACCGCGAACCGCGGTACGCCGTACGCGTTGCGGGCCGCCAGGTACAGGTACCGGGTGGTGCCGTCGCCGAAGTCGAAGACCCGCGCCCAGTTCGCGTCGTGGGCCGGCCGCACCCACGCGGCGAGGGTGATCGCGGCCGAGGCGTCCAGCGCGGTCGGCGGCAGCTCCACGTACTGGTGGGAGCCGCGGACGTTCTCCGCGGCCGCGCCGAACCGGCCGGGCACGCTGAGCACCGCCGGGGCGCTCCGCAGGGCCTCCCGCACCTCGACCAGGGCGCCGACCGCGTAGCCGAGCTTGTCGGCGAAGCCCGCCTCGCCGGTGCCGCCGTACGCCTGGGCCAGCATGGTGAGGAAGTGCCCGGTGTAGTGGCCGCGCAGGTTGCCGTTCGCCTCCCCGTCGAGCCCTTCCCAGCCGCCGGGGGCGACCGCGCCGCGGGTGGACAGGCCGGCGTTGGCCCGGAAGACCTGCAGCAGCCGGTCCGGGTCGTACCCGCGGGCGTGGTCCAGCATCAGGTCGCGCTTGCGGGCGAAGATGCCGGGGCCCAGGGCCACGTCCTTGAGTGCGAACGGATGCACGGTCGAGTTTGTTTTCGCCGCGACGACTGTGTCAAGATCCTTGACGCTATGACGCGCATCCCACCCATGGGCTGGAACAGCTGGGACTGCTACGGCACCACGGTCACCGAGGACGAGGTCGTCGCCAACGCGGAGTTCATGGCCGAGCGGCTCGCCCCGTACGGCTGGGACACCGTGGTGGTGGACATCCAGTGGTACGAGCCGACCGCCCGCGCCGGCGGGTACAACGCCGACGCCCCGCTGGTGCTCGACGCGTACGGGCGGCCGCAGCCGGCGCCCAACCGCTTTCCCTCCGCCGCCGGCGGCCGCGGCTTCGCCCCGCTCGCCGCCCGCGTGCACGACCTCGGCCTGCGCTTCGGGCTGCACATCATGCGGGGCATTCCCCGCCGCGCGGTCGCCGCGAACCTGCCGGTCCTCGGCACCGCCTATCGGGCCGGCGACGTGGCGGACCGCGCCTCCACCTGCCCCTGGAACCCGGACAACTACGGGCTCGACCACACCCATCCCGGCGCCCGGGCGTACTACGAATCGCTGGCCGGGATGTTCGCCGAGTGGGGCGTGGACTACGTCAAGGCCGACGACATGCTCGTGCCGTACCACGAGGCGGAGATCGCCGCGCTGTCCCGGGCGCTGCGCGCCACGGGCCGGCCCATGGCGCTCAGCCTCTCCCCGGGCACCGGCCTCGCCGTCGAGCGGATCGACCACCTGCGCGAGTACGCCCACCTGTGGCGGGTCTCCGACGACCTGTGGGACCGCTGGGAGGACGTGTACGCCCAGTTCGAGCGGATGGCCCGGTGGGCGCCGCTGAGCGGACCCGACGGCTGGGCCGACGCCGACATGCTCCCGCTCGGGCGCATCGGCATCCGTGCCGAGCGCGGCACCGACCGGGCCTCGCGGCTGACCTGGGACGAGCAGCGCACGCTCATGACGCTGTGGTGCGTGTCCCGCTCGCCGCTGATGTTCGGCGGCGACCTGCCCACCAGCGACCCGCGCACCATCGACCTACTGACCAACGCCGACGTGCTCGCCGTCCTCAAGCACAGCCGCGGCAACCGCCAGGAGCGGCGCGACGGCGACCTGGTGATCTGGACCGCCGAGGCCACCGACCGTGAGGCCCGGTACCTCGCCGTCTTCGCGGTGGGCGACCACCCCCTGGACCTGGACCTCCCGCTCCCCGCGGGCACCCACGCCGTAGACCTCTGGACCGGCGAGAACGCGCCCTCCGCCGTGACCCTCCCCGCCCACGGCTCCGCCCTCTACCGCGTGACCTAACCCCTCGTCCCGCCGCCCGCCCCGCCGACCTTGCCCGCCGTGCGCCGATCAAGGACTCCGCCGTCGATCAAGGGCAAACGGCCGTGGTTTGGAGATCAAAGCACGACCATTCGCCCTTGATCGACGCACAAGCCCTTGATCGGCGCCCGCCGCGGCGGGGGTCAGGCGGCGGGGTTGAAGGGGATGCCGGACGGTTGGGCGCGGGCGAGCATGGCGTTGTAGCGGGTGTCTTTGAGGTCGAAGAGGGCGGAGCCGAAGTCGGCGGCGCTGAGGATGTCGCGGATGCCGGCGGGGTAGCCGTTCCAGCCGACCAGGGTCGGGTACTGCCACACGTGGTAGTGGTTCTCGGCCGGCTCGTCGTTGGCGTTGCCGAGGCGGAAGGCGTGCGACCCGGCGCCGTCCTTGTGGTACACGATCTTGGGGTGCGTGCCCTCCCAGCGGACCGCGCTGCTGGCGTGCACGGTGAAGGCGCCGTGGGCGGAGGTGGACACGTACTGGGCCTGGTCGTTCTGGACCCACACCACGACGTGCTCCCAGTCGTGCCGGTGGCCGCTCTCGATGTTGGCGACGAGCTGGTCCTTCTCGAAGTAGAGGGCGTACGCGTACGCGCACCAGCCGTTGTTGCACTTGTAGCGGGCGTACCCGTTGGTGTTGTCCAGGTCGGACTGGTCGCGGCACTGGCCGTTGAGCGCGCCGGTGGGCTTGAGGCCGCCGTTGAGCGTGCCGGTGGGGCCGATGGCGGGGGTGGGGTAGCAGCCGTCGGTGTCGTAGTCGTAGGCCGGCTGCCACTTCTGCTCCGCCGCCTCGGCGTTGCCGGGCAGCTTGGCGGGTGGCGCGGCGAGGGCGACGCCGGCGGTGACGAGGACGATCGCGAGGGCGCTGCCTGCGACGATCAGGGGTCGGAGGGCGCGGGGGTACGCCATACGAGAAACTCCTTCACGTTTGGTCCGTGCGAAAGAGTGTCCCGGCAAATCCCCCTAAAAGCTAGAGTCCCCCTCAAAAGCTAGATCAAGCGCGCCTCGTCGCCGACGCGGATCTCGCCGGGCACCTCGACGGCGGCATACATCCCCATGATGTTGCCGAGCTCGCGCGCGACCCAGCGCAGCGTGGCGCGGTCGTGCGGGACGGTCGGCGTCTCCTTCGTGATCATGACGCACCGCTCGCAGCCCTGGGTGAAGCGCAACCGCATCGTGCCGACGGCCAGCCGGCGACCGATCCAGTCGTGCTCCGGGTACCCGGTGCCGGACTCGTCGGGCACCCCGGACAGCACCAGGTTGGGCCGGAACCGGCTGACGTCCACCGCGCTGTCCGGCAGCGCCGCGGCGAGGGTGTCCAGCGCGGTGGTCGTCAGCACGTGCAGTGCGCCGTCGGCCCAGTCCGGCTGGCGCCCGACGAGCGAGACCTTGGCCTGCACGGCGGTGCTGAGCCGGCTGCCGGCGTCCGGCGCGTCGGACCGGAACCGCTCGCCGTTCGGCAGGATCAGCTCCGCCACGCCGACGCCGGCCGTTTCGGCCCGCACCCGCATGAGCCCCGGGATGGCGCCGGCCCAGGTGAGCTCGTCCCGCTCATCGTGTACGGCGATGCGGCGGTCACCCTCGATTCCCATGGTGCCAACCGTGGCGGCACCCAGCTGCTCGCCGCCGATCGACTTCACCGGGTACCGCCACAGTTGGTTGATTCGCATGCGTCGATGTTATCCGGGTCGCGCTAGGCGGTGACCAGCCGGACGGACAGGCCGTTCCCGTTATAGATCGGCACGGCCCGCAGCCCTTCGGCGCGTACCGTGATGGCGGCGAACCGGCCGCGCAGCCGCTGCGCGTCGATGACCCGGAGCACCGCGCCGGCGCGCAGGTCGCCGTCCAGGTGGAGGTCGAGCGTGCTGCCGAGGTTCACCGTGAGGGTGCCGCCGACCAGCAGGCCGGGGTGGCCGGGCCGGCGCACGGTCACGCCGAGCGTCGCGCCGGCGTACACGTCGAGGTCGCCCTGGCCGAACGCGGTGGGTGAGCCGGCGATCAGGCCGCCGGCGACGAGCCTGGTGTCGCCGCGGTAGCGGTTCTGGCCGGTCAGGGTCAGCGTGCCGGTGCCGCGCTTGACCAGGCCGCCGCGGCCGTCGATGGCGTTGCGCCACGCGTCGGCCGCGTGGAAGCCGCCGCGCGCGGCGTCCAGGGTGACGTCCACGTCCCGGTCGAACGCGCCGTAGCCGTCGGCGGCGGCGAACAGGTCGAGGCGGCCCCACTGCTCGGGGCCGTCCAGCAGGACGTAGCCCGACGGCAGCGCGGTCGTGCGGAGCACCTCGCTCCGCTGCGCCGCGTCCAGGTACGGCAGCCGCGTCTCCAGCAGCACCTCGGCGCCGGTGGGGACGGCCATCGCGGTGCCGCCGCCGCACCGGGGCAGGATGTACGTCAGGCGGGGCGTGTACTGGGCGGCATTCGCGGCGCGGTCGGCGTACGGGTCTGTGTCCACAGTGGACGAGTGTGCCTGGGCGAGGAGGTCGCCGGGGAAGTAGTCGAGGATCTGCTGCCGGGCGGTCGCCTTGAGGCCGGCGTACTGCGGGTCGTGCAGGGCCGCGGCCGCGAGCGCGGTGGCGAGGGTGCGGCCGCCGATGACGTCGAGCGGCGAGTGCATGCCCGCGACGATGCGGGTGTGGCTGTAGTCCGCGGCACAGGCGAGCAGCTCCTGGAAGCGCTCCGGGACCGCGTACGCGAACGCCAGCGCGGCCAGGTAGAGCGCGTTGGTGTGGCCGCTGACGAAGCCGCCGTCGTCGGCCGGGTCGGTGCCGCGCTGGCGCAGCAGCTGCGGGGCGACGGCCACCTCCGAGTCGTACACCGGAAAGCCCAGCGCGTCGGTGGCGCCGGTGGCGATCACCTGGTTGTCGGCGGTCATCCGCCACGGCCGGGGGTACTGGTAGTAGAGCTTGCTGGGGTTGCTGGAGGCGTGCGGGCCGCGCAGCGTGTCGACGAGCCGGACCACGGCGCCGAGCGCGGACGTCTGGGAGCCGGCGCCGAGGGCCGAACCGGCCGGCGCGTCGGCCGGCAGGGCGTCGCTGATCCGGGCGGGCGGGGTGCCGTCGGGCGCGGACGTGATGCCGGTGACCGCCTTGGCGCCGGCCCGGTACGCGGCCGCCAGCGGGCCGAGGCCGTCGATGGCCGAGTAGCTCTGGTGCCGCCGGTCGATGATGAACGACCGCTTCGCCTCCTCGTCGGTGCGCGCGGCGGTGACGGTGGCGCAGTACCGGATGTTGGCGCGCAGCACGTCCAACTGGAGCGGGATGCCGGAGTCCCACGTCGGCCCGGTCTTCCAGAGCCGCTGCATCCCGGTGAGGATGCGGATCGCCGCGTTGGTCTCGGGGAGAGGTTGGCGGTCGTGTTGGTCAGGTAGTCATCCACAAAGGACAGTGGTGCGGCCGCGTGCGCGCTCGACAGCCACGACAGGGCGACGGGGCCGGCGATGACACCCGCCCCGGCGCCAGCCGCGTAACCGAGGAACCGCCGGCGATTCAGTTTGGTGCGCTCTGTCATGTCTTCTCCGTGAGAACGTGGCAGCCGAGGGCAGTGGGGCTGGAGCGTACCCGGTGATCAGAAAATGTCCTAACAAAGGGTCAGCCCTCGTTCAGACATCGGGTCGTTTCGGTGTCAACGTTCGCGTAACAAAGCTGGTACGGCACCTTGACACGATAGACATCGGATCTCTAGCGTCCGGCACGTGAGCACCATCGTCTCGTTGGAGACCGACGACGTCCGGTTCCCCACGTCCCTGTCATTGGATGGCTCGGACGCGATGAACCCCGATCCGGATTACTCGGCCGCGTACGTGCGCCTGCGTACCGACGCCGGCGACGGGCTGGCCGGGCACGGCTTCGTGTTCACCATCGGCCGCGGCAACGACGTACAGGTCGCCGCGATCCGCAGCCTGGCGCCGTACGTCGTCGCGCGGGACACCGAGGCGCTGCTGGCCGACCTCGGCGGCTTCTGGCGGGAGCTGGTGCACGACTCGCAGCTGCGCTGGCTCGGGCCGGAAAAGGGTGTGATGCACATGGCGGTCGGTGCCGTGGTCAACGCCCTGTGGGACCTCAAGGCCAAGCGCGCGGGCCTGCCGCTGTGGCAACTGCTCGCCCGGATGTCGCCGGCCGAGATCGTGGACCTGGTCGACTTCCGGTACCTGTCCGACGCGCTCACCCGGGACGAGGCGCTGAAGATCCTGGAGGAGGCGCGGGCCGGCCGGGCCGACCGCGAGACCGAGCTGATCCGCACCGGCTATCCGGCGTACACCACCACGCCGGGCTGGCTCGGGTACGACGACGACAAGCTCGCCCGGCTCTGCCGGGAGGCGGTCGGGAGCGGCTTCGCCCAGATCAAGCTCAAGGTGGGCGGCGACCGCGACGACGACGTACGCCGGCTGCGGATCGCCCGCGAGGCGGTCGGACCGGACGTGCGGATCGCCGTGGACGCCAACCAGCGCTGGGACGTGGCCGAGGCGATCGACTGGATCGCGGCGCTGGCCCCGTTCGACGTGGCCTGGGTCGAGGAGCCGACCAGCCCGGACGACGTCCTGGCGCACGCGGCCATCGCGCGCGCCATCGCGCCGATCCCGGTGGCGACCGGCGAGCACATGGCCAACCGGGTGATGGCCAAGCA
Coding sequences within:
- a CDS encoding MOSC domain-containing protein, whose protein sequence is MRINQLWRYPVKSIGGEQLGAATVGTMGIEGDRRIAVHDERDELTWAGAIPGLMRVRAETAGVGVAELILPNGERFRSDAPDAGSRLSTAVQAKVSLVGRQPDWADGALHVLTTTALDTLAAALPDSAVDVSRFRPNLVLSGVPDESGTGYPEHDWIGRRLAVGTMRLRFTQGCERCVMITKETPTVPHDRATLRWVARELGNIMGMYAAVEVPGEIRVGDEARLI
- a CDS encoding NPP1 family protein, whose protein sequence is MAYPRALRPLIVAGSALAIVLVTAGVALAAPPAKLPGNAEAAEQKWQPAYDYDTDGCYPTPAIGPTGTLNGGLKPTGALNGQCRDQSDLDNTNGYARYKCNNGWCAYAYALYFEKDQLVANIESGHRHDWEHVVVWVQNDQAQYVSTSAHGAFTVHASSAVRWEGTHPKIVYHKDGAGSHAFRLGNANDEPAENHYHVWQYPTLVGWNGYPAGIRDILSAADFGSALFDLKDTRYNAMLARAQPSGIPFNPAA
- a CDS encoding phosphatase PAP2 family protein, with protein sequence MQRLWKTGPTWDSGIPLQLDVLRANIRYCATVTAARTDEEAKRSFIIDRRHQSYSAIDGLGPLAAAYRAGAKAVTGITSAPDGTPPARISDALPADAPAGSALGAGSQTSALGAVVRLVDTLRGPHASSNPSKLYYQYPRPWRMTADNQVIATGATDALGFPVYDSEVAVAPQLLRQRGTDPADDGGFVSGHTNALYLAALAFAYAVPERFQELLACAADYSHTRIVAGMHSPLDVIGGRTLATALAAAALHDPQYAGLKATARQQILDYFPGDLLAQAHSSTVDTDPYADRAANAAQYTPRLTYILPRCGGGTAMAVPTGAEVLLETRLPYLDAAQRSEVLRTTALPSGYVLLDGPEQWGRLDLFAAADGYGAFDRDVDVTLDAARGGFHAADAWRNAIDGRGGLVKRGTGTLTLTGQNRYRGDTRLVAGGLIAGSPTAFGQGDLDVYAGATLGVTVRRPGHPGLLVGGTLTVNLGSTLDLHLDGDLRAGAVLRVIDAQRLRGRFAAITVRAEGLRAVPIYNGNGLSVRLVTA
- a CDS encoding enolase C-terminal domain-like protein, with amino-acid sequence MSTIVSLETDDVRFPTSLSLDGSDAMNPDPDYSAAYVRLRTDAGDGLAGHGFVFTIGRGNDVQVAAIRSLAPYVVARDTEALLADLGGFWRELVHDSQLRWLGPEKGVMHMAVGAVVNALWDLKAKRAGLPLWQLLARMSPAEIVDLVDFRYLSDALTRDEALKILEEARAGRADRETELIRTGYPAYTTTPGWLGYDDDKLARLCREAVGSGFAQIKLKVGGDRDDDVRRLRIAREAVGPDVRIAVDANQRWDVAEAIDWIAALAPFDVAWVEEPTSPDDVLAHAAIARAIAPIPVATGEHMANRVMAKQFLQARALGVLQIDATRVSGINENLAMLLLAAKFGVRVCPHAGGVGLCELVQHLSMFDYVAVTGTTNDRMIEYVDHLHEHFVTPVTIRDGHYVTPVAPGAGAEMLAVSIDRYRFTGNA
- a CDS encoding glycoside hydrolase family 27 protein, with translation MTRIPPMGWNSWDCYGTTVTEDEVVANAEFMAERLAPYGWDTVVVDIQWYEPTARAGGYNADAPLVLDAYGRPQPAPNRFPSAAGGRGFAPLAARVHDLGLRFGLHIMRGIPRRAVAANLPVLGTAYRAGDVADRASTCPWNPDNYGLDHTHPGARAYYESLAGMFAEWGVDYVKADDMLVPYHEAEIAALSRALRATGRPMALSLSPGTGLAVERIDHLREYAHLWRVSDDLWDRWEDVYAQFERMARWAPLSGPDGWADADMLPLGRIGIRAERGTDRASRLTWDEQRTLMTLWCVSRSPLMFGGDLPTSDPRTIDLLTNADVLAVLKHSRGNRQERRDGDLVIWTAEATDREARYLAVFAVGDHPLDLDLPLPAGTHAVDLWTGENAPSAVTLPAHGSALYRVT